A stretch of DNA from Sulfolobales archaeon:
AGCACTAGAACAAGCCTCGAGACTTTATAAGAAGATCAGAACTTCATATGAACTTCTCCTCAGAATCATATCAGAGAATCCTATTGAACACAAGCTGAAAGAAAAAGAACTAAGTATATGGAGAGAGATAGATTCTATACAGATTGATTTTGAAAGTGCTCTAGATAACGATCTTAACACTCCAGAGGCTCTAGCCCAGGTTAATAGACTTATTACACTAATCAATAGCGAGATTATTACAAGTAATAGTAGCAGCCTAGCTCTTAAAGCACTTAAAACACTTGAAAGAATGGATAGAATACTAGGAATACTTCCTATAGAGAGATCTAGCCTGAGATCAGAAGATCTGGAGGATATGATTAGATTAGTAGTAGAGATCAGAAGAAGGCTTAGAAAGAAGAAACTTTATGAAGAAGCTGATTGGATCAGGGAAGAGCTTATGAGAAGAGGTGTAAGGCTACTTGATAGAGGAGAGGAAACCACGTGGATCAGAGAATAAAATCTTAGAATCCTACTATCAATGCATGATCCTGGTATATACTAGAAATCTTCTTGAGACTTCTTATTCTTACTTCTCTCAGGACTCGGATCTAATCCTGTCCTCAGGTCTACAAGATGTTTCTCAATAGCGTACTCAATTAAACTCCTATAATCAACATCTTCTAGCTTTATCTCGTTAAGCTCGATCCCTCTTCTCTTTAGCCAGTCTATGAAATCTTCTACAAGTCCTCCGTATATGATCTTATCAAGGATCTCTGTTCGATCTATTATGAGATCCTTTACCCTAAGATCTAAATTTCTACGCTCTTTCTCTCTCATCAGAACCATCTTCATCCATATTTTATCTTCAGAGATTAAATCCTTTAGAATAAGAATCTCAGGAGCTTCTCAGCGTAAGAGTATCCAAAACCTCAGGAACCACAACCTCATAGCTTCTAAGAATCTTTCTCAACTCTTTATCTTTGTTAAGAGCTTCTGCAAATTCTGTTATTACCGATGCCTCGCCGTGATTTAATATTATCTTCCTAGGCTTAGGCTCCATATTGGCTAGAAACGATATAAGCTGATCTCTATCACTATGACCTGAGAATCCTTCTACACTGTATACTTCCATAGCCACCTTAATCACTTCAACTCTTCCATCCTCGGTGTAAAGCGTTATCTCTTTAGCTCCATCTCTTATCTTCCTACCTAGTGTTCCTTGAACTTGGTAGTTTACGAATATAAGAGAGTTTCTAGGATCTGAGGCTAGATATCTGAAGTATTCTACTACAGGACCTCCTGTCATCATGCCACTCGTAGCCATTATTATTGAAGGCTCCTTGGATTCTATTATATCATTTCTGGCATTTCTATCATCAACTCTCTTGAAAGTCTCGTATGTGAACGGGTTTTCACCTGATTTAAAGAGTTGGAATGTTTCTCTAGCTAGAAGCTCTGGATACGCCATATATATGGCTGTCACCTCATCAATCATTCCCTCTATATACACCGTGGTCTCTGGTATGAGTTTTTTCATGAATGCCTCCCTAAGAACTAGCATTATCTCTTGAGCTCTTCCAACGCTTAGAGTTGGTATGAGGACTTTTCCATTTCTCTCTACAGTTCTTCTTATAATCTCGATAAGTCTATTCTCAGCCTCATTTCTAGGCGGTAGAACTGTTGTTCCATATGTGCTCTCAAGTATTATAGCATCTACTCTGGGAAACTGATCGTCAGCCTTGTCTAGGAGTCTTGTCTTCTGATACTTCATGTCTCCTGTGTAGAGTATATTATAGAATCCATTGCCTATGTGAAGATGAACCATAGCAGATCCTAGTATGTGCCCTGCGTTATAGAATGTAAGCTTTATATCTGGTGTTATATCTGTAGTCTCACCGTATTTGAGAGGTATGGTGTGAAGGATCATCTGCTGAACCTCTCTATGAGTATATGGAAGAGTTCTACCTTCTCTTCTAGATAGGTCTAGCAGATCTAGCTGAAGCAAAGTCATTAGATCTCTAGTAGCTTCTGTGGTGTAAACAGGTCCTCTATACCCGAATTTGAATAATAAAGGAACAAGCCCGCAATGATCTATATGAGCATGACTTATTATAATCGCATCAATATCTTCTGGACTAAGATCTATGGCATCAATTCTAGGATAAGAATGAGGAAGTTTTGAAACACCTGGATTAAGACCGAAATCCAGTAGAACTTTACTTTCAGCAGTCTCAACCAGTATAGAAGATCTGCCTACCTCTTTAAATCCTCCTAATGCCGTTATTCTAACATATTTGCTACCTAGAACAGAGCCTCTGTGAATGTTTTCGCCAACAGATCTAAGTACTTTTATTCTGTAATCACTCTGCTGAAGCATGTAGTTTATAATTCCTTCTAGAAGTCGGGATTCCTGAGAAATTTTTCTCACAACCTTAGGTCTCCAACCTGTTTCAACTAGTATTTGTTTGAGAGTCTTCCCCTCATCTCCTATCACAAGTCCTGGTTTCACTGCCTTGATCACTACTTCTCCTAAAACATCATCGAATACTATATCCTTCTCCGTCACCCCAGCCTCAGGATCCAGCATGCTTAGAATTATTTTCTTAGCCTCCTTAGGATCTTTTCTTGCACTCTCATCTACCTTGATCACAATTCTTTTTCTAATAGTCTTCGCAATATTCTTTATGAAGCTAGAATCTGCTGTTATAAATTCAGGATTTCTAACATACACTACGATGTAAGGTCCTTCGAACTCTATTCTTCTCAGGCCAGCTTCTCCAGGGATGTTGCTTGCGATCACCTTTCTCATGTTCTCTAGTATCTTATCTCTCATCTCCTACTACCTCAGATAAAACTTGTTTTAAGAGTGTCTAATTGAAAGTATATTGTTTCAGGAGATTATTTATCTTATGGGGAAATAAAAGTCTTTAACACCAGATCTTGTTATAGCTACTACATCAACTCCTTCTCCTGTGAATACATCTCTTTTGATAGCTGAGGTTACAGCTTCTCTCGCTAGTTCTACAGCTTTGTCTAATTCTAGGTCTTCTGAGTATCCGTTTTCTAGAACGCCGATCGCGATAGGACTTCCACTACCTGTTGCTACATATTTCTCTTCCGTGAGATCCCCGAATATGTTTATCTGGAAAAGTCTGGGTCTTTCATCGATTCCTCCGAGTAGTAGTTGTACTATGTAGGGGAAGTACTTACTCTCGTTGAGGAGTAGAGAGAGGAGGCTGGCCATAGCCTTAATACTCATTCTCTTTCCCGTTCTTAGGTAATATAGATTATCCTCGGTTCTAAGATAGTGAGCTAGTATCTGAGCATCTGCTACTAATCCTGATATTGTTAGAGCGCTTCTCTCATTGATGATCTCAATCTTTCTAACATTTCTATGAGCTACATAAGTTCCTGCCGAGGCTCTTTTATCTGCTGCTAACACTACATAATCTCTTCCTACTAATCCTATTGTTGTAGTCCCCTTCAATACCTTCTCAATATAATCCTGATCTACGGGATATCTACTAGAGAACATGCTACTCATCTCATCCACTCTTCATATATTTTTAAGTTTTTAGCCTTAATTAAGCTTATATTACACTGATGACATACGTAGGTGTTGTATTTGAATAGCTCCTCTTTTCATCAGATAGATCTTCCTAAGAGAGTTATTATAGGTGATGGTGTAAGAAAAGATCTTCCTAAACACCTCATAGAGCTTGGAGTTTCAGGAGAACTCATCATAATCACAGGATCTAGCTCAACTGTTTCTATGGGTAGAGAAATATCTGAGATACTTGAAGAAGCAGGCTACGAGACCTACGAGTATATTTCTCGAGAGGCTAGCATAGATTCTGTGAACAGCCTGATGGAGGAGATCTCGAGAGATAAATTAGAAGCAAAAGGAGTCCTAGGAGTTGGAGGAGGGAAGGCTATAGATACAGCCAAATATCTAGCCTGGAAGCTCGGCCTACCATTCATATCAATTCCAACAAGCCCTTCTCACGATGGTATCACATCTCCTTTCGCATCTTTAAGAGGTCTTCAAGTAGTAGTATCTATTAAAGCAACCACTCCTCTCATGATACTAGCTGATATAGAGCTCATATCGAAAGCTCCTAGGAGATTCCTCCTAGCTGGTGTAGGAGATCTTATAGGAAAATTTACAGCGGTTCTAGATTGGAGACTTGCTCACAATCTTCTAGGAGAGTATTACGCAGAGTACGCTGCCTCACTAGCGATTCATAGTGCGAGACATGTCATATCATCTTGGGAGAAGATAGTGTATGGTAGTAAGGAGGGTTTTAGAGTGGTTATGGAGGGTCTTATCAGTAGTGGTGTTGCGATGTGTATAGCGGGTTCGACAAGACCAGCAAGCGGTTCAGAACATTTATTCAGCCACGCACTGGATAAGATAGCAGGATATCCCGCTCTTCACGGGGAGCAGGTTGCCGTGGGTACTATCATGATGTCATATCTTCATAATAGGAACTGGCGTAAGATAAAAAGATTTTTAGAAAGAATAGGTGCACCTACGACAGCTAGAGAGCTAGGAGTCTCCGATGAGAAAGTTATCGAGGCTCTAACTATAGCTCATAAGATAAGACCTGATAGATATACTATACTAGGTAGAGATGGTCTCTCTTGGAAGGCTGCAGAGAATCTTGCAAGAGTGACTGGTGTGATCTCCTAAAATACTCTGATAGATACCGAGATATTTCGAGAGACGTCAGAGCATATCTCAAAGCTTATAAGATGGAATATTCAAATCTACCTTAGGTATTCAGATGGTAACTGCAAGAGAAGTTCCTGCAGATATTCTCATAAGATCGCTAGCTGAGAAGCTGAAAAAAGATTTCGGAGAGATAATAACACCTCCTTACTGGGCTATTTTCGTGAAAACCGGAGTATTTAAAGAGAAACCGCCTCAAGAACCTGATTGGTGGTATATAAGGGCTGCATCAATCCTTAGAAAACTATACATATCCGGAAGACCTATAGGAATAGAAGGTTTTAGAGTGATCTATGGAGGTCTTAAGAGGAGAGGTAGTGCACCGCCTCACTTCAGGAGAGGTAGTGGTTCTGTTATAAGACATATTCTAAGGCAGCTAGAGAAAGCAGGATTGGTAAGGAAAATCCCTGGGAAGGGTAGGGTATTAAGTAGTAGAGGAAGATCTTATATTGATGAGATAGCATACAAGATCTTCGTCGAGCTAGCTTCCCAGAAGCCTGAGCTTAATAAGTATCTCATGAGATAATATTATATTTAGGGGGTGTCACCTCTCATGAGCTATGAAGATACAGAGGTTTATGATGAAGAGCTTGAAATGTTGAAAAGAAGAAAGATCGAAGAGATCTATAGAAGAGGAGAACTTGAAAGAGCTGAAAAAGAGAAAAGACTTAGAGAAGAAGCTATAAAGCAGGAGCTTCTGAGAAGAATTCTTACACCAGAAGCTAGAGAAAGGCTTTCTAATATAAGGCTTGTCAAGCCTGAGCTAGTATCAGCCCTAGAGAATCAACTTATAGCTCTTGCTCAGAGTGGGAGAATTAAAGTACCTATATCAGATGAAGATTTGAAAGAGATCCTATCTCAGATATCTGAGAGGACGAGAAGAGATATTAGGATTACCATAAAAGAGAAGTAGGTGTTTTTAGATGGCTCGTGCGAAAGCTCTTGCTAGAAAGCTCAGACTTGCTAAGAGAGAGAAGAGCAATTCTCCGATACCTGTTTGGGTTGTAGCCAGAACTCTTAGAAAAATACTTTATAGACCTAGGAGGAGAAATTGGAGAAGAAGCAAATTAGATGATGTCTAGGTGAGAGATCAAGTTGAAAGAGAAGAACGAGGCTATATATGTGATCCCTCTCAAAAGAGTTTACTGGGGTGGAAGTAGAAGAAACAGAGGTAAGAGAGCTGTCAGACTTATTAGAGAGTTCATAGAGAGACATTTTAATGCTAAAAAAGTTCTGCTTGATGAAAGCATTAGCGAGTTTATATACTCTAGAAAAATCGAGAAACCTCCTAGAAGGGTTATTGTCAAGGTTTTCAAGATAGATGAGGGAGTATATAAGGCTACACTAGCTTCTGAAGTTGTTAAGGGTTAGAAGATGAGTATATCTTCAGAGGTTTTTCATATTGAGAGAGCTTCATACTATAGGAATCCTAATATAGGAGTTTATGTGTATGCAAACAACAGATTAGCCATAATACCTCCGAACCCGGATCCCGATCTTAAAAGGTATATTGCAGAAGTTCTCAAAGTCGAGAAGATTGTTGAGACTAAGATATCAGATCTGTCTCTGATAGGTGTTATGATTAGCGGGAACGAGAAAGGCCTCCTCCTACCTAAGACGGTTAAAGAAGAGGAGTTAAGGATTTTAAAAGAGAATTTCGATGGAAACATAGAGATTCTCAGAATCAATGCGAACGCTATAGGGAATCTAATTGCAGCAAACTCCTTCGGAGCACTAGTATACAGAGAAGCTGATAGCGAGGTTATTAAAATCGTTAAAGACGT
This window harbors:
- a CDS encoding beta-CASP ribonuclease aCPSF1, producing MRDKILENMRKVIASNIPGEAGLRRIEFEGPYIVVYVRNPEFITADSSFIKNIAKTIRKRIVIKVDESARKDPKEAKKIILSMLDPEAGVTEKDIVFDDVLGEVVIKAVKPGLVIGDEGKTLKQILVETGWRPKVVRKISQESRLLEGIINYMLQQSDYRIKVLRSVGENIHRGSVLGSKYVRITALGGFKEVGRSSILVETAESKVLLDFGLNPGVSKLPHSYPRIDAIDLSPEDIDAIIISHAHIDHCGLVPLLFKFGYRGPVYTTEATRDLMTLLQLDLLDLSRREGRTLPYTHREVQQMILHTIPLKYGETTDITPDIKLTFYNAGHILGSAMVHLHIGNGFYNILYTGDMKYQKTRLLDKADDQFPRVDAIILESTYGTTVLPPRNEAENRLIEIIRRTVERNGKVLIPTLSVGRAQEIMLVLREAFMKKLIPETTVYIEGMIDEVTAIYMAYPELLARETFQLFKSGENPFTYETFKRVDDRNARNDIIESKEPSIIMATSGMMTGGPVVEYFRYLASDPRNSLIFVNYQVQGTLGRKIRDGAKEITLYTEDGRVEVIKVAMEVYSVEGFSGHSDRDQLISFLANMEPKPRKIILNHGEASVITEFAEALNKDKELRKILRSYEVVVPEVLDTLTLRSS
- the psmB gene encoding archaeal proteasome endopeptidase complex subunit beta, which produces MFSSRYPVDQDYIEKVLKGTTTIGLVGRDYVVLAADKRASAGTYVAHRNVRKIEIINERSALTISGLVADAQILAHYLRTEDNLYYLRTGKRMSIKAMASLLSLLLNESKYFPYIVQLLLGGIDERPRLFQINIFGDLTEEKYVATGSGSPIAIGVLENGYSEDLELDKAVELAREAVTSAIKRDVFTGEGVDVVAITRSGVKDFYFPIR
- a CDS encoding NAD(P)-dependent glycerol-1-phosphate dehydrogenase, translating into MNSSSFHQIDLPKRVIIGDGVRKDLPKHLIELGVSGELIIITGSSSTVSMGREISEILEEAGYETYEYISREASIDSVNSLMEEISRDKLEAKGVLGVGGGKAIDTAKYLAWKLGLPFISIPTSPSHDGITSPFASLRGLQVVVSIKATTPLMILADIELISKAPRRFLLAGVGDLIGKFTAVLDWRLAHNLLGEYYAEYAASLAIHSARHVISSWEKIVYGSKEGFRVVMEGLISSGVAMCIAGSTRPASGSEHLFSHALDKIAGYPALHGEQVAVGTIMMSYLHNRNWRKIKRFLERIGAPTTARELGVSDEKVIEALTIAHKIRPDRYTILGRDGLSWKAAENLARVTGVIS
- a CDS encoding 30S ribosomal protein S19e is translated as MVTAREVPADILIRSLAEKLKKDFGEIITPPYWAIFVKTGVFKEKPPQEPDWWYIRAASILRKLYISGRPIGIEGFRVIYGGLKRRGSAPPHFRRGSGSVIRHILRQLEKAGLVRKIPGKGRVLSSRGRSYIDEIAYKIFVELASQKPELNKYLMR
- a CDS encoding DNA-binding protein — encoded protein: MSYEDTEVYDEELEMLKRRKIEEIYRRGELERAEKEKRLREEAIKQELLRRILTPEARERLSNIRLVKPELVSALENQLIALAQSGRIKVPISDEDLKEILSQISERTRRDIRITIKEK
- a CDS encoding 50S ribosomal protein L39e, with the protein product MARAKALARKLRLAKREKSNSPIPVWVVARTLRKILYRPRRRNWRRSKLDDV
- a CDS encoding 50S ribosomal protein L31e gives rise to the protein MKEKNEAIYVIPLKRVYWGGSRRNRGKRAVRLIREFIERHFNAKKVLLDESISEFIYSRKIEKPPRRVIVKVFKIDEGVYKATLASEVVKG
- a CDS encoding translation initiation factor IF-6, whose product is MSISSEVFHIERASYYRNPNIGVYVYANNRLAIIPPNPDPDLKRYIAEVLKVEKIVETKISDLSLIGVMISGNEKGLLLPKTVKEEELRILKENFDGNIEILRINANAIGNLIAANSFGALVYREADSEVIKIVKDVLEVEVVERGALAGIPTVGSIIVVTNRGGIAHPDISEKELKILEEIFRVPFYNATINFGIPFVRSGLIANDKGALVGSNTTGPEILRISKALGIRG